In the Nitratiruptor sp. YY09-18 genome, AGGTCCCACAAATAGAAAACTTGATAATTATGTAAAAGCTGACCAAATAGCTAAGCAGCTGCAAAAAGATGTCGATTTTACTGTCGATGAAAAAGATCGCGTTATTCTTCTTACGCAAGAGGGAATTGCAAAAGCAGAAAAACTCTTTGGGGTAGATAATCTCTATAGCCTCGAAAATGCGATTTTGGCACACCATCTTGACCAAGCCCTCAAAGCTAACTACCTCTTCCAAAGAGATGTAGATTATGTAGTCAAAGATGGTGAAGTTGTCATTGTAGATGAATTTACAGGACGGCTTAGTGAGGGGCGACGTTTTAGTGAAGGACTGCACCAGGCATTAGAAGCCAAAGAGGGTGTTCAGATACAAGAGGAGAGCCAAACTCTTGCAGAAATTACATTCCAAAACTACTTTCGGCTTTATAAAAAGCTTGCAGGTATGACAGGAACTGCACAGACTGAAGCGACTGAATTTGCTGAAATTTATGGTCTAGAAGTAATCTCCATTCCAACAAACAGACCAATCATTCGTAAAGACCTTGATGATCTCATCTTCAAAACAGAGCGTGAAAAGTTTGAAGCGGTAGTCAAGAAGATAAAAGAACTCCATAAAAAAGGGCAGCCTGTTTTGGTGGGTACTACGTCGATTGAAAAAAATGAGCTCTTGCACAAAATGCTCAAAAAAGAGAAGATCCCCCATGCAGTTCTCAATGCAAAGCACCATGAACAAGAAGCACAAATCATCGCACAAGCTGGTAAAAAAGGTGCTGTGACAGTTGCAACTAACATGGCTGGACGTGGAGTTGATATTAAAATAGATGATGAAGTAAGAGAGCTTGGAGGCCTCTATATTCTTGGGACTGAACGTCATGAGAGCAGACGGATTGATAATCAGCTAAGAGGTCGTGCAGGGCGTCAGGGAGATCCTGGTGTTAGCCAGTTTTATTTAAGTCTCGAAGACAATCTGTTGCGGATTTTTGGCGGTGATCGCATCAAGAGTATTATGAATCGCCTCGGAATCGAAGAGGGCGAGCATATCGAATCCAAGATGGTCACCCGTGCAGTAGAAAAGGCACAGAAAAAGGTAGAAAACCTCCATTTTGAATCACGTAAACATATCTTAGAGTATGATGACGTGGCAAATGAGCAGAGAAAAACTATCTACAACTTCAGACGCCAACTCCTCGATCCAAATTTCAATATAGATGAAAAAATAAAACAAAATAGAGAAGAGGTAGTCGAAGCAGTACTCCACGATGCACAAATTTTTGCAGAGATGCCAAAAGAGGATTTTGATGTTGAGAAACTTGCAAAAGTTCTCACTGAAGAGTTCCATACTCCGTTTAGTATAGATGAGCTCAAAGATAAAGAGTATGATGAGCTAAAAAGGTATATTATTGAAAAACTCGAAAAGAGTTACGAAGAGAAGATGAGTGCATTGGTACCAGAGCAAAAAAGAGAGATAGAAAGAATTTTGTATCTGCAAGTTCTTGATAATGCTTGGAGAGAGCATCTTTATCAGATGGATATACTCAAAACTGGTATAGGCCTTCGCGGCTACAATCAAAAAGATCCTTTGGTAGAGTATAAAAAAGAGTCATACAATCTCTTCTTAGAACTTATTGATCGTATAAAAAAAGAGGCTATAAAAACACTCCATCTTGTGCAGCTAAGAGATGAAGAGCAAGAGGAGGAGATCAGAAGACTAGAAGCTGAACTTGCCAAAATGGATGAGGAGATCAAACAGAGTGCGCAACTTTCTCATCCATCAGCAACAGAGGGTGAGAAAGTCAAACCACAAAAAAAACCAGCGCGCAATGAGCCATGTCCTTGTGGAAGTGGCAAAAAGTATAAACACTGCTGTGGCAAAAGTGGTCCAAAAAAAGGAGTCTTGGCTAATAGTGCCACTGCATGATGGATAGAAAATTTGTCAACTATATAGTTCGCCGCTACTTACGATTTGACAAAGAGCAGCCCTTTATTTTTCTTTCTGCTCTTTTAGCATTTTTAGGTATTTGCATAGGAGTTATGGTACTTATCATCGCTATGGCAATTATGAATGGCTTTGACAAAGAGTTTGAAAAGAAACTCTTTACAATGAATTATCCTCTCACCATCTATCCTCGCTACGCTCTCACACTCGATGCTTCTTTGCTTGATAAACTCGAACGCAAATTTCCTCAGCTAAAATTTAGTCCGTATATATCTAGCAATGTTATCTATAGAAAGGGTGAAAAGCTTGAAGGTGGTGTCGTATTTGGCGTTGATTTTACAAGAGAGCTACAGATCAATGAGGTACTACGCAAAAGCGTTGAAAAACCGGTCAAAAAATTTGAGATAGTTGTGGGCAAAGGGCTCTTTGATGAGTTCTACCTCGTTCCTGGTGAGAAGATTTTTTTGATTTTTACAAAAACCGAGCCGCTAGGACTGCAAATCTCACCGCTTTTTAAGAGATTTAAAGTAGCAGGCTCTTTCCGATCAGGCCTTATAGCATACGACAAAGCATACTCATACACGACACTAGCATCACTGCAAAAAGTACTCCAGCTTCCACCCCACAAACTTAGCGGTATACATGTCTATGCGAAAGATCCCCAAAAAGAGATACAAAATATTCAAAAAGAGCTCCCCAACAATGTAGCTATTATTGGATGGTGGCAACAAAATGGCAACTTCTTTGCAGCACTTGCTATGGAAAAGAGATCACTTTTTATAGTGCTTATGCTCATTATCCTCATTGCTTCACTTAATATTGTAAGCTCACTCCTTATGACTGTAATGAATCGTCGTAAAGAGATAGCGCTTCTTATGAGTCTTGGAGCCACAGCTAAAGAGATAGAGCAAATCTTTTTTCGGCTTGGAGCTATTATAGGAGGAGTGGGGATAATTTTTGGGGTGATTCTAGGATTTTTAGGCATTTTTATTCTTAAAAATTTCGATATTATCAATCTTCCTGCGGATGTCTACGGCACAACAAAACTTCCTGTAGATTTAAGCAGTGTCGATTTTGCATCGATTGTATTAGGTGCGATTGTTATTATCATATTCTCTTCCCTTTACCCAGCAAAAAAAGCTACGAAAACACAGATTATTAAAGTTTTACGGAACGAATAGTTATTTGAAAATCTCTAGTGGCAAGGTCAATGTCCTCTTCATGATATTAAATGGAGCTTTGACAGTATCTTTGACAAGATTGGTTGTTACTTTTGGGTTGTTCAATGGCCCACTTAGTTCCACTTTTGTAGAGATTGTTCCCTCTTTTCCAAGAAGAATGTATCCAGCAAGTGGAATTTTGTTGACTACGTTGCTAATTCCTTGCAAAGCTTGCAGATCTAAGAAGAGTTTGAGATTATTTTGAGCAAAATTAATTACACCATATCCTTGCATGATGATAGATTTTCCTTCAACTCTCAGTGATTTAATTGAGAGAATTGAGCGAGGCATGTTATAAAGAAATTTTACCTTTGCATTTTGCACATACATACCTTTTGTGGAGTAGCCTGGATCCGAAAAAGTAAGAAGCGCTGGAACAGTATTGAGAAAAGCAAAGAGGTTGTTGAGAGCTTTGAGATCTTTGATGTAAGAGTTTTGGAGAATAAGCTCTCCGTCTATAGCATTTTTTGGCCCTTTTGCTTCTATATTTGCTACTCCTTGTGTGAGATAATTTTTACCAAGAAGAGAATTGATGAAAAATCCGCTGAGATTTTTTGCCTTGAAAGAGACGTTGTCACGACGCTCTTTATAAGAGACGAAATTTTTCATATAAGTAGATTGAAAATGGAGAAAATCTCTATTTTTTATAAGCTCCGCTTTTTGTGAAAGGAGTGTATGTGATGTGTGAAAAAAGTTGCAGTTTTCAAAAGTTACTTTTAATGGCATTTTAATTTCTGATTTTTCACTTCTATTTATATCGGTAATATTCAGATCTATATTCTTAAGTTGTGCTTCTATCCTCTTTGCAATCATGATATGTGCAAAGTCATTGACATCTATTTGTAGCTGTTTGTTTTCGAGTACGCCTTTTAGAAAAAAACTATCAATATATTTGCTATGATGCACAATAATAGTATTTGGTGCGAAGAGTTTTCCACTAAAAGATATGTTTTTGTCCAAAATGATCCTCATT is a window encoding:
- a CDS encoding ABC transporter permease, with translation MDRKFVNYIVRRYLRFDKEQPFIFLSALLAFLGICIGVMVLIIAMAIMNGFDKEFEKKLFTMNYPLTIYPRYALTLDASLLDKLERKFPQLKFSPYISSNVIYRKGEKLEGGVVFGVDFTRELQINEVLRKSVEKPVKKFEIVVGKGLFDEFYLVPGEKIFLIFTKTEPLGLQISPLFKRFKVAGSFRSGLIAYDKAYSYTTLASLQKVLQLPPHKLSGIHVYAKDPQKEIQNIQKELPNNVAIIGWWQQNGNFFAALAMEKRSLFIVLMLIILIASLNIVSSLLMTVMNRRKEIALLMSLGATAKEIEQIFFRLGAIIGGVGIIFGVILGFLGIFILKNFDIINLPADVYGTTKLPVDLSSVDFASIVLGAIVIIIFSSLYPAKKATKTQIIKVLRNE
- the secA gene encoding preprotein translocase subunit SecA, encoding MIKTVAQKVFGTKNDRELKRYQKRVKRINALESKYEKLSDEELQKAFNDLREQIKSGKATMDEVLEDSFAITREASKRVLGMRHFDVQLIGGMVLHEGRIAEMKTGEGKTLVATLAVALNAMTGEGVHVVTVNDYLAKRDATEMGKLYEFLGYSTGCLTSDLQDDFERKKQYECDITYGTNNEFGFDYLRDNMKYSIEEMVQRGHNYAIVDEVDSILIDEARTPLIISGPTNRKLDNYVKADQIAKQLQKDVDFTVDEKDRVILLTQEGIAKAEKLFGVDNLYSLENAILAHHLDQALKANYLFQRDVDYVVKDGEVVIVDEFTGRLSEGRRFSEGLHQALEAKEGVQIQEESQTLAEITFQNYFRLYKKLAGMTGTAQTEATEFAEIYGLEVISIPTNRPIIRKDLDDLIFKTEREKFEAVVKKIKELHKKGQPVLVGTTSIEKNELLHKMLKKEKIPHAVLNAKHHEQEAQIIAQAGKKGAVTVATNMAGRGVDIKIDDEVRELGGLYILGTERHESRRIDNQLRGRAGRQGDPGVSQFYLSLEDNLLRIFGGDRIKSIMNRLGIEEGEHIESKMVTRAVEKAQKKVENLHFESRKHILEYDDVANEQRKTIYNFRRQLLDPNFNIDEKIKQNREEVVEAVLHDAQIFAEMPKEDFDVEKLAKVLTEEFHTPFSIDELKDKEYDELKRYIIEKLEKSYEEKMSALVPEQKREIERILYLQVLDNAWREHLYQMDILKTGIGLRGYNQKDPLVEYKKESYNLFLELIDRIKKEAIKTLHLVQLRDEEQEEEIRRLEAELAKMDEEIKQSAQLSHPSATEGEKVKPQKKPARNEPCPCGSGKKYKHCCGKSGPKKGVLANSATA